The region GACCAAACCGTACATCATATGGTGCAGCAGCTTTCGATATCGTGTACGGGGATTTGATCGAATCATGGCACGCTCCTTATGACTTGATGATTCATACCGTCCAGCACGCATGGCCAGGCAGAACAATGAACGGCATGTTCATCGAGATGCGCTGAACAGGGGACCGCCGGGGACCTTGACGCTGATTTCGGCTGACGGGGAACTCTGGCTGCCGCTGCTGCCACCGGGCGGATTGAGCGCCGAATAGGCCTCCACCTGGAAATACCAGGTACCGCCGGCCAGATTGATCGTCGTGGAAGTGGGCGCCAGCGTGCCGGAGACGTATGGCACATTGACGCTCTGCACGCCCGAACCGCCCGGTGAAAATCCAGCCGTCTGGCTGTAGTAGACGATATATCCGCCGCCGGTCGTATTGACCGCGCTCTCATGGCTGGCCGTCCAGCTGACCAGCACATTGGATGAACTGTTAAAGTTGTAAGTCGAACTGGACGAGGAACCGCCGCCTCCGCCACCACAGGCGGACAGCAGCAGGGTGAGCAGGGCTATTGCAAAAAAATACAACCGGGAGCGGTTGTTGAGGGTGATGGTTTTCATTCCTTTGCCCACTGGAGTCCGTTATTTATTGTTGTTCCGCATGGCATATCTGCGAACTGTGGCAAAAAGTTAACAGTCAAAAAAACATTCGGCAAGTTTTAGAAAAATCGCCACTTCGAAAAATGCATCAAGCTGATCAAACTTTGATCAATCTGGGGCACAGAGTCGCGTTTCGTCACTGCAAATGAATGCAACCGTGTTCGCCACCGCACTCATTCTTCAAAAAACTGTAACCAAGACATGTGAAAAGCATTCCAAGTAACATACCCACGGACTGCAGTCGGACGTTTTAAGCACATTCGTATTGATGGCGATCGCCGACAGCCATGATGAACCTGGACCTTCATGCTCTGATCAAAACCTGGCGCCTGCCCCTGATCGTCGCCCTGCTGGCCGTGCTGGCGCAGGCGTTCGGTCTTGCACAGACGCTGCAGTACCAGCGCGGACTAATTGCGCATGGGGAATTGTGGCGCCTGCTGACCGGTAATCTGGTCCATCTCGGCTGGGTGCATCTGGGGCGTGACCTGCTGGGCCTTTTCCTGATCTGGCTGTATTTCTTTCCATATCAAAGTGAACGCGCATGGCTAATGCTGATGCTGACGGCCGGCCTGGCCGTCAGCCTGGGGCTGTTCGTCCTGAGTCCGCAGATAAAGTGGTATGTGGGGCTCTCCGGAATGGAATACGGGCTGTTCTGCGCCGGCGCATTACTGGAATGGAAGCGTTCACGCTGGCTCAGTATCGTGATGCTCGTCCTGATGTGGGCATTGGTATCGTACACGGTGGCGGTCGGACCACTGCCGGGGGAAGATGCCGGGCTGGGCGGACCGATTGTCTCCCAGGCCCATCTCTATGGCGCCCTTGGCGGCTTGGCGTTTATCCTCTTGCAACAAGGATTGCCCAAACTGCTGGCTGCAGGTGCCACGGATTGAACTTAATATGACATTCAAGTTACCGACCAATGTACTGCCGCGCGCAACCCAGACCGCGGTATTCGTATTCGTCGTACTTGCCGCCTGGAATGCAGCCCGGCTGACCTGGACGGCGGTTCTCCCCCACACCGAAGCCGCCGCGAGCGCCGCACCGGCACAAGCGCCTGTACAGAACCACAAGGCGATGCCGGATGTACAACGCATCATCAGCGCACAATTGTTCGGCGCACCGCAACGCCAGACTGGCGGCGGCGCCGCCCCCGAAACGCATCTGGCGCTGACCCTCAAGGGAACCTACGCCTTGGGTGGCGGACAGGGTTATGCAATCATCGCCCAAGCCGGCAGCCACTCGAAGGTTTACGGCACGGGCGACAAGCTGCCCGACGGCGTACAGGTGGCCGAAGTCTATGATGACCGTGTCATCCTGAATACCGGCCAGGGAAAGGAAACGCTCAAACTGACCAAGTTTAAAGGTGGTGGGATTTTGCTCACCCAGGTCAGCTCAGGCAACAGCCTGCAGCGGCAAATCGCCCATGTCCGACAGGAGTTGCTGAGAAATCCGTTTCAGTTCCGCGATTACGTGAACGCCCTGCCGGTATCGAACGACGGACACTTCAAGGGGTACCGGCTCACGCCGGGCCGCAAACCCACTCTCTTCAACGAGCTTGGGCTACGCCCGGGTGACATCGTGACCGCCATCAACGGCGTATCGCTCGACAATCCCGGCCGGGCCATGGGCCTGATAGAGCAACTTCACAACGCACCAAGCGTCAGCCTGACCGTGGACCGCAACGGCCAGCAACTGACACTGAATAAGAGCCTGAGATAATCCCGCATGAATAACAAACGCCAGCCGACTGCATCGCAGCGGCATCCGACCGCAACGGGCGTGTTGCATCTCTCTGTTACACTTGCGCGGCGACCAGCCACCAACCTATTCCAATGAAGTCCATCGCCGCCCTGCTCCCGCTGCTGTTGTGTCTGGCAGCCCCGCTCTCCGCGCTGGCCGCCGACAATGCACCGGATCGTGGCACGGTCACCGCATCGGACACCGACGAGGTCACGCTCAACCTGAGCGACGCCCCGATCAGCAGCCTGATCGATACGGTGTCCAAGGCCACCGGCATCAACTTCGTAGTCGACCCGCGCGTCAAGGGCAACGTAACGGTCATCTCCTCGACGCCCATGAACCGCAAGGCGCTGTACCAGGTCTTTCTTTCGGTACTCGACGTGTACGGTTATTCCGCCGTTCCTTCCGGCCCGGTGGTGAAGATCATCCCGTCGGTCAATGCACGCCAGAACACCCTGCTCAAGGGCAGAGGCGCGGAGGTGGTCACCCGGGTGGTACAGGTACACAACGTCCCTGTCGCCCAGATCGTTCCCATGCTGCGACCGTTGATCCCGCAACAGGGCCTGCTGGCGGCCTACCCGCCGAACAACATGCTGATCGTGACCGACCGCGCGGAGAACATCAGGCGGGTGGTGAGGCTGATCCACGACCTCGACCGCCCCGACAACAGCGAGATCGAACTGGTCAAGCTGCAGCACGCGTCGGCGAACGAAGTCGCCCGTATTCTGAACAGCCTGCAGCAGCAGGCCGCCGCCAAGGGGGCCGCACCCGGGACTCAGGCACGCGTCGTCGCCGACGTGCGCACCAACAGCGTGCTCATCTCCGGCGACAAGGCCACCCGCAAGCGGCTGCGTGCCCTGGTCAAGGAACTCGACGCACCGCTGCCTTCGGCCGGCGACTCGCATGTGGTGTTCCTGAAATACGCCAAGGCGAAGAACATCGCCAAGCTGCTCCAGGGCATGGTGTCCAGCGAACTCAAGTCGGAGCAAAAAACCAAGGCCGCCCCCAAGCAGGCCGTCAACATTCAGGCCGACGAGGACCGCAACGCATTGGTCCTCACCGGCCCGCCCGACAAGGTCCGCGATCTGAAGGAGGTCGTCCGACGGCTGGATATCCGTCCGGCCGAAGTATTGATCGACGCCATTATTGCCGAGGTATCCGGCGATCTGGCCAGACAGCTCGGCGCCCAGATCGGCGTACTGCCAGACAGCGGCGATCCCAAAGGGCCGGCCGCCGCCATCAACTTCACCAATGGCGCCGCCTCGCTGGTTACCCTGGCCACCAACCCCGCCGCTGCCGGACCAGGCCTGCTGCTCGGCCTGGGCGATGCGAATTCCGGCAATACCCGCTACGGCGTCCTGCTCAACGCCCTGTCGTCCAACGCCGCCACCAA is a window of Gammaproteobacteria bacterium DNA encoding:
- the rrtA gene encoding rhombosortase produces the protein MMNLDLHALIKTWRLPLIVALLAVLAQAFGLAQTLQYQRGLIAHGELWRLLTGNLVHLGWVHLGRDLLGLFLIWLYFFPYQSERAWLMLMLTAGLAVSLGLFVLSPQIKWYVGLSGMEYGLFCAGALLEWKRSRWLSIVMLVLMWALVSYTVAVGPLPGEDAGLGGPIVSQAHLYGALGGLAFILLQQGLPKLLAAGATD
- the gspC gene encoding type II secretion system protein GspC, with translation MTFKLPTNVLPRATQTAVFVFVVLAAWNAARLTWTAVLPHTEAAASAAPAQAPVQNHKAMPDVQRIISAQLFGAPQRQTGGGAAPETHLALTLKGTYALGGGQGYAIIAQAGSHSKVYGTGDKLPDGVQVAEVYDDRVILNTGQGKETLKLTKFKGGGILLTQVSSGNSLQRQIAHVRQELLRNPFQFRDYVNALPVSNDGHFKGYRLTPGRKPTLFNELGLRPGDIVTAINGVSLDNPGRAMGLIEQLHNAPSVSLTVDRNGQQLTLNKSLR
- the gspD gene encoding type II secretion system secretin GspD: MKSIAALLPLLLCLAAPLSALAADNAPDRGTVTASDTDEVTLNLSDAPISSLIDTVSKATGINFVVDPRVKGNVTVISSTPMNRKALYQVFLSVLDVYGYSAVPSGPVVKIIPSVNARQNTLLKGRGAEVVTRVVQVHNVPVAQIVPMLRPLIPQQGLLAAYPPNNMLIVTDRAENIRRVVRLIHDLDRPDNSEIELVKLQHASANEVARILNSLQQQAAAKGAAPGTQARVVADVRTNSVLISGDKATRKRLRALVKELDAPLPSAGDSHVVFLKYAKAKNIAKLLQGMVSSELKSEQKTKAAPKQAVNIQADEDRNALVLTGPPDKVRDLKEVVRRLDIRPAEVLIDAIIAEVSGDLARQLGAQIGVLPDSGDPKGPAAAINFTNGAASLVTLATNPAAAGPGLLLGLGDANSGNTRYGVLLNALSSNAATNILSTPSLLTLDNKEAEIVVGQNVPFVTGSYSTTTSTTGGGTVSSPFQTIERKDIGITLKVTPQINEGNSVKLKLDLTVSSLAPSVTGAADLITNKRQIKTDVITNSDSIIVLGGLIEDSYKNSTQKVPFLGDIPGLGYLFRSTSRQREKKNLMVFLHPIILNNQQAADVYTNQKYSFLRGQQLEQQLNRNNHEQGQLEQGPSLPEQLRQLSPRPTGLTPPAKQSKPQPAAKTSSNTESHDDAFVFGSG